DNA from Gemmatimonadaceae bacterium:
CGCGGCGCGCCTGCAGGCGGCGCACGCGGGGGAGAACCCGGTGCTGATCCGCGTCGAGGTCAAGTCCGGCCACGGGGCGTCGTCGCTGACCAAGCAGATCGAGGAGACGGCCGATGTGTATGCGTTCGTCTTTTCTGAGCTTGGTGTGACGCCTGCTTTTTCGCGGCCGGTAGATCGCTAACAGCTGGTGCTCGCTGCGCTCGCGAGCAACGGGGAGACGGGGGGAGCCGTGCGGGTGAATGGGGGCATCGCGCGATTCAAAAATCAAAAAAGAAAACTTTTGAACAGCACCGCCCCCGCAGGCCTCGCTCGGATCCCCCCGTCCCCCCGTTGCTCGCGAGCGAAGCGAGCACCAGCTGTTTACATGCCATCAGCCGCTACAAGCGCCCGCCTCAGCGCACCGGAAACGGCCGAGGCGCCGGCAGTTCCTCGATGAACTTCCACGGCGCCGCACCGTCGCGCGTGAGCGGCGTTTTGGCGAGGCGCGCGCGCACCATCGCGATCGGCATCGGGCCGCCCTGCAACACCGCGTCGTGGAACTGGCGGTCGGTCATCTTCTTCGAGTCCACCAGCTCCTTGTGCAGCGCGCGCAGCTGCAGGCCGCCCAGCATATACGCCGCCTGATAAATGGGCGAGTAGCTGCCATTGAAGGAGCGGCGCACTTCGGCTTCGGAATTCGCGCGTTCGAACGGCACCTTGTCCACCAGATACTCGATGCACTGCTCGGGCGTCATCTTGCCGAGGTGGAACGAGAGCGAGAACACGATGCGCGCGCTGCGATGCATGCGCCACGCGAGCGCGCCGAGGCGGTCTTCCGGGCGCACGTGAAAGTCGTGATCCCAGAGGAACATTTCCCAATAGAGGCTCTGCCCTTCGTTCCAGAAGGGCGTCGAGAACAGGCGGCGATGGCTGTTGTAGCGCGCCGACATGAAGCCCTGCAGGTGATGGCCGGGGTTGAGCTCGTGGAATACCGTGGCGCGTGAGAAGTGCGGGTTGTTGCCGCGCATGCTCATCATCTTCTCTTCGTCGGTCATGTCGCTCGTGGGATACGACACGAGGATCTGATCGCCGCCGAGGAAGAACGGGCTCACCCGCTGCCGCTCGGGGGAGAGCATCTCCATGGTCCAGTCCTCCCGCGCGAGCGCGGGGATCGTGACCCAGTCATGCTTGTCGAAGAACGCCTCGGCCTCATTCGCAAGATCGCGAATGAGATCCGGCTGCTTGCCCGGCTCGACATAGGCCTGTTTGACCTTCTCCATCGCGGCCTTCCAGTCGTCACCGAAGCCCATCTGCTTCGCGGCCTTCTTGGCTTCGGCCTCACTGAACGCGTACTCGCGCTCGGCCAGTGCGATGAGCTCCTCGGGCGTGTACGGGATCATCGCGTGGCGGAGGTCCATCGCGAGCCCGTCGGCGCCGATCGGGTCGCCGATGATGGGCTCATTGGCCTGGGCCGCGTTGCGCGGGGCGCTGTCGCCGCCACCGCGGCCGCCCTGCGGTGCACCACCGGCCGGCGCCGCCGCGGGAGTGGCCGCCACCTGAATGCCCACGAGCCGCTGGCGAATGACCTGCGCATAGCGCTGCAGCGACTGATCGAGCCGCGTGTATGGGTTCTGCGCCCACCAGGTAAAGAGCGGATCGAAGCCGTTGTAGAAGCGATACCAGCGCCCCAGCGTGGTGCGCAGCTGGTCGATATCGTCGGCGGCGCGGTTGGCGACGGTGCGGTTCACCTTGGGCGCCTGGGCGCGCGGCGCGCGCGAGGCACTGTCGGCGGCGCCGTTGCCATTGCCGCTACCATTGCCGCGGCCGCCGGGGGCCGGGACTTCGATGAGCGCGCGCAGGCTGTCGACCTGCTTGGTGACCTCGGCCAGTGTGTGCGCCGCCGCCTGGCTGTTGATGGAGATCAGGTCGCGGCGGTCTTCCTGCAACTTGAGCAGGCGACCCGCGAAGGGCATGAGCGGCGCGGTTTCGGCGCGCTGCTTGTCTTCGCGGTCCATGAGCTCGAGCTGATAGCGCAGGTGGTTGTCGAGGAGGACGTAATCGACCTTCCCTTCCTGCGAGAGCTTGCTGAAGTCGGCTTCGGCGAGCCGCTTCCGCCACATGGTGTAGAGCCCCTTGAGACGCGCGCGCTGCGACGGCGAATCGGGGGTGTCGTAGTGGCGCCCCAGCGAACTGGCATCAGCCGAATAGCGGGAGACCGCTTCGGCGAGTTCGCTGGTGGTGTTGTTCAGGATGCTCGAGAGCGACGGCACGCTGGCCGCCGGATCGCTCGGGAAGGTCTGCCGTGTGGAGGCCGGAATGCCGGCCATCTGGGCGGAGGCCGCGGCGGGGAGGGCAAGCCCGCCGAGGACGGTGAGCAGCGAACGGAAACGGGGCGCACCAGCGCGCATGGCACAGCTCTCCACGGGTGGAAGGGGACGCGCAACCTTAGCCCCCAGCCGCCTCCGCGGCAATCGTTTCCAGCTCCTCCCACCGGGCCATCAGCTGTTCCAGCTCGGCTTCGCGTGCGGCGACGTCCTTCTGGATGGCGATGACGCGCAGCCCATCACGCAGGACCGCCGGATCGGTGAGTTGGGCGGTGAGCGCGGCATGCGCCGCTTCGGCCGCCGCGATCTGGTCGGGGAGCGCTTCGAGCTCCCTGGTTTCCTTGTAGGTCAGCTTGCGCTTCTTGGGCCTAGGGGCGGCCGGCTCGGGGGCCGCTTTGGCGGGGGCCTTCACGGGCGCGGGCGCCACCGGTTCGGGCCGCTGCCGCAGCCAGTCGGTGTAGCCGCCCACGTACTCGCGCACGATCCCCTTCCCTTCAAAGGCCAGCGTGCTGGTGACCACGGCGTCGAGGAACGCGCGGTCGTGCGAGACCATGAGCAGCGTGCCGCTGAAGTTTACGAGCAGCTGCTCGAGTACCTCCAGCGTTTCGAGATCGAGATCGTTGGTGGGCTCATCCAGCACCAGCACGTTGAAGCGGCGCGTAAAGAGCCGCGCCAGCAGCAGGCGATTGCGCTCCCCACCGCTCAGCGCACGCACCGGCGTCCGCGCCCGCTCGCTGCTGAACAGGAAGTCGCGCAGGTAGCCATTCACATGCTTGCGCTCGGTGCCCACCAGCACCCACTCGCTGCCGTCGCCGGTGGAATCGAAGACGGTGCGCTCGGGATCGAGCTGTTCGCGCAGCTGGTCGAAGTAGGCGATCTCGAGATTGGTCCCGTGGCGGATACTCCCCGCCTGCGGCTCGAGTTCGCCAAGCAGGAGTTTGAGCAGCGTGGTCTTGCCGGTGCCGTTCGGGCCGATGAGCCCCACGCGGTCGCCGCGCATGATGGTGGTACTGAAGTCGCGCACGATGGGCTTGTCGCCGTGCCCAAAGGTGAGCCCCTGCGCTTCAAGCACCAAACGCCCGGAGCGATCGGCCTCCTGCACCGTCGCGCGGGTCGTGCCCTGGCGCGTGCGCCGTTCGGCGCGCTCCTTTCGCATGTCCTGCAATGCGCGCAGGCGCCCTTCGTTGCGCGTGCGGCGCGCGGTGATGCTGGTGCCCACCCAGATCTCTTCCTGCGCCAGCTTGCGGTCGAACTCTTCCCATCCCTTCTCCTCGGCGTGGAGCATCTGCTCCTTGCGCTCGAGGTACGTCTCATAGGTCGGACCGAAGTCCTGCAGGCGGCCGCGGTCGAGCTCTACGATGCGCGTGGCCACGCGGCGCAGGAACGCGCGATCGTGGGTCACGAACACCAATGAGATCCCGGCGTCGATGAGGTACTGCTCCATCCACTCGATGGCATCGATGTCGAGGTGGTTGGTGGGCTCGTCGAGGAGCAGCACATCCGGTGCAGCCACGAGAGCGCGCGCGAGGAGCGCCTGGCGTGTGCGCCCACCGCTGGCCTGCTCGATGCGCGCATCGGGATCGAGGTTTAGATGCTGCAGCACCGTCTCCACGCGCAGGTGGAGCTGCCAGGCGTCGGCAGCGTCGATCTGGCGATGCAGGCGATCGAGTTCCTTGAGCGCGCTGTCAGAGTGATCGGTACTCACCCGCACCGACGCGGCATGATACGCGGTGAGGAGCGCACCCTGTGCGCCGAGGCCCGTGGCCGCGACATCGAACATGGAGCCGGTGAGGGTGCGCGGGACATCCTGCTCGAGGCGCGCCATGCGGATGCCGCCCTGGCGCACCACAAGGCCGCTGTCGGGCGTGAGGGTGCCCTCGAGCACCTGCATGAACGTCGTCTTGCCGGCGCCGTTGCGCCCCAGCACGCAGACGCGTTCGCCGCTGGCGATGGCGAAGTCGGCATGATCGAGCACCGGCGGGCCACCAAAGGCCACCGTCACATCCTGCAGCGAGACGAGCGCCACTACTTCACGCCCCGGATGGTCACCGGGCGGCTTTCGATGCCGGTGCGGTTCACCACGGTGACCACGATCTGATCCGCCGGCGCGGCGTCGGCACTGCCGATAGTGAGGCGGCGGAAGGTGGCGGGCAGCACCTGCGACGTCCACGTCCCGTTGCGGGCGATGCGCACGGTGATCCAGCGCGCGGTGGGGCCCGGCGTGACGGTGAGGACATCCTCGCCCGACACACTGTCGCGGCGCACGCGCGCGGTGGGCGCCGGCGGTGCCGCATTGCCGAGCCACGGCGACGCGGGCACGAGCGCGGCCTCAGGGTACAGCTCGGTGACGAGCTTGTCGGCCATCGCCTGCGCGGCGGCCTGTGCCGGCGGCTGCGTGGCGACACCGACGGCGACGGGATTGCGCGTGGGGCCGGCCACCGGCATGAGCGATCGCATGCTGAAGAAAATGTCGCCGGTCGCGGCAACACCCGCGCGGTTCGCGGCGGCGGCGCGTGTGGCGCGGACCTGATTGTTCAACTCATCGGGGCCCCACGCGGCACCGCCCTGCGCGGCGCGCGACGAGTTATGCCCGGGCCACATATGGCGCCCCTTGGTGTTCTCGCTGATCCACCAATCGAGCAGCACCGGATAGCTCTGCGCGGTCTGTGCGATGGGCCAGTAGAGTTGCGGCGTGAAGTAGTCCACCCACCCTTCGTTGATCCACTTCTTGGAGTCGCCGGCGAGCTTTTCGTACGAGTCGAACCCCTTGATGCTCGCCGGATAGCCCGGGCGCCAGATGCCGAACGGGCTGATCCCCACTTTCACCCACGGCTTCACGCGCTTGGTGCCTTCGTACAACAGGCGCACGAATTCATCGACGTTGTGGCGCCGCCAGTCGGACAGGCCGAGCGTGCCGCCACGCTTCCGGTACGCCGCGTAGCTCGCGCTGTCGGGGAACGGGACCTCCACGCTGTCCTTCGACTCCGGGTACGGGTAGAAGTAGTCGTCCACATGGATGCCATCCACGTCGTAGCGCTTCACCACATCGAGCATGACCTTCACCGTGTGTGCGAGCACGGCGGGGACCCCCGGGTCCATCCACTCGTACTGGCCGTAGCGGCGCACCCAGCTCGGGTGCTGCACGGTGACATGGGTGCGCGCGTGCGGCCCCTTGGCGCTCGGGTGCCGGGCGCGATAGGGATTGAACCACGCATGCAGCTCGAGGCCGCGCTCATGCGCCGCCTTCACGGCAAAGGTGAGCGGATCGTAGTAGGGCTCCGGCGCGCGCCCCTCCACGCCGGTGAGGTACGACGACCACGGCTCGTACGGCGAGTCGTAGAGTGCGTCGGCCGCGGGGCGGATCTGCAGCAGAATGGCATTGAGGCGCATGACCCGCGCCCGGTCGAGCATGGCGAGGAGCTCGG
Protein-coding regions in this window:
- a CDS encoding DUF885 domain-containing protein — protein: MRAGAPRFRSLLTVLGGLALPAAASAQMAGIPASTRQTFPSDPAASVPSLSSILNNTTSELAEAVSRYSADASSLGRHYDTPDSPSQRARLKGLYTMWRKRLAEADFSKLSQEGKVDYVLLDNHLRYQLELMDREDKQRAETAPLMPFAGRLLKLQEDRRDLISINSQAAAHTLAEVTKQVDSLRALIEVPAPGGRGNGSGNGNGAADSASRAPRAQAPKVNRTVANRAADDIDQLRTTLGRWYRFYNGFDPLFTWWAQNPYTRLDQSLQRYAQVIRQRLVGIQVAATPAAAPAGGAPQGGRGGGDSAPRNAAQANEPIIGDPIGADGLAMDLRHAMIPYTPEELIALAEREYAFSEAEAKKAAKQMGFGDDWKAAMEKVKQAYVEPGKQPDLIRDLANEAEAFFDKHDWVTIPALAREDWTMEMLSPERQRVSPFFLGGDQILVSYPTSDMTDEEKMMSMRGNNPHFSRATVFHELNPGHHLQGFMSARYNSHRRLFSTPFWNEGQSLYWEMFLWDHDFHVRPEDRLGALAWRMHRSARIVFSLSFHLGKMTPEQCIEYLVDKVPFERANSEAEVRRSFNGSYSPIYQAAYMLGGLQLRALHKELVDSKKMTDRQFHDAVLQGGPMPIAMVRARLAKTPLTRDGAAPWKFIEELPAPRPFPVR
- a CDS encoding ATP-binding cassette domain-containing protein → MALVSLQDVTVAFGGPPVLDHADFAIASGERVCVLGRNGAGKTTFMQVLEGTLTPDSGLVVRQGGIRMARLEQDVPRTLTGSMFDVAATGLGAQGALLTAYHAASVRVSTDHSDSALKELDRLHRQIDAADAWQLHLRVETVLQHLNLDPDARIEQASGGRTRQALLARALVAAPDVLLLDEPTNHLDIDAIEWMEQYLIDAGISLVFVTHDRAFLRRVATRIVELDRGRLQDFGPTYETYLERKEQMLHAEEKGWEEFDRKLAQEEIWVGTSITARRTRNEGRLRALQDMRKERAERRTRQGTTRATVQEADRSGRLVLEAQGLTFGHGDKPIVRDFSTTIMRGDRVGLIGPNGTGKTTLLKLLLGELEPQAGSIRHGTNLEIAYFDQLREQLDPERTVFDSTGDGSEWVLVGTERKHVNGYLRDFLFSSERARTPVRALSGGERNRLLLARLFTRRFNVLVLDEPTNDLDLETLEVLEQLLVNFSGTLLMVSHDRAFLDAVVTSTLAFEGKGIVREYVGGYTDWLRQRPEPVAPAPVKAPAKAAPEPAAPRPKKRKLTYKETRELEALPDQIAAAEAAHAALTAQLTDPAVLRDGLRVIAIQKDVAAREAELEQLMARWEELETIAAEAAGG
- a CDS encoding family 10 glycosylhydrolase, giving the protein MRSRLRRFLTLVTVAAAGPLTAQSAPEAPPAIPREFRGAWVASVANIDWPSKPGLTAWEQQAELLAMLDRARVMRLNAILLQIRPAADALYDSPYEPWSSYLTGVEGRAPEPYYDPLTFAVKAAHERGLELHAWFNPYRARHPSAKGPHARTHVTVQHPSWVRRYGQYEWMDPGVPAVLAHTVKVMLDVVKRYDVDGIHVDDYFYPYPESKDSVEVPFPDSASYAAYRKRGGTLGLSDWRRHNVDEFVRLLYEGTKRVKPWVKVGISPFGIWRPGYPASIKGFDSYEKLAGDSKKWINEGWVDYFTPQLYWPIAQTAQSYPVLLDWWISENTKGRHMWPGHNSSRAAQGGAAWGPDELNNQVRATRAAAANRAGVAATGDIFFSMRSLMPVAGPTRNPVAVGVATQPPAQAAAQAMADKLVTELYPEAALVPASPWLGNAAPPAPTARVRRDSVSGEDVLTVTPGPTARWITVRIARNGTWTSQVLPATFRRLTIGSADAAPADQIVVTVVNRTGIESRPVTIRGVK